The following proteins are encoded in a genomic region of Leptospiraceae bacterium:
- a CDS encoding phosphoribosylaminoimidazolesuccinocarboxamide synthase, whose protein sequence is MKKSPFYRGKVRDLYEVDDERMIIVSTDRISAFDVVFSEAIPKKGIYLNEISSLWFWYLQNKPSRLFPQKTLTTALNFKTHFITNDLSEFPEPFCHIDEWNQRAMLVYKTKRIDFECVVRGYLLGSAWKEYQATQKVSGIALKPGLKFGDALPEFLFTPTTKEELGKHDINVDFEYMQEKIGSTLAQRLKEISLSLFKEAKEIYDSIGFILCDTKFEFGIRNGEIYLIDEVLTPDSSRFWKKGNEKKKDSYDKQILRDYLEKISWDKNSPPPPIPQDIISELQSRYEEIYLRLKEVLV, encoded by the coding sequence ATGAAAAAATCGCCTTTCTATCGAGGTAAGGTTCGAGATTTATATGAAGTTGATGATGAAAGAATGATCATTGTATCAACTGATAGGATTTCTGCTTTTGACGTGGTATTTTCTGAAGCTATTCCAAAGAAGGGTATTTATTTGAATGAAATTTCTTCCCTTTGGTTTTGGTATCTTCAAAATAAACCGTCGAGGTTGTTTCCCCAAAAAACTCTCACAACAGCATTGAATTTCAAAACTCATTTTATTACAAATGACCTTTCGGAGTTTCCTGAGCCTTTTTGCCATATTGACGAGTGGAATCAACGCGCCATGTTGGTTTACAAAACCAAAAGGATTGATTTTGAGTGTGTGGTTCGTGGTTATCTTCTTGGATCTGCATGGAAAGAATACCAGGCCACTCAAAAAGTAAGTGGGATTGCTTTGAAACCGGGACTTAAGTTTGGAGATGCTCTACCAGAGTTTCTCTTTACTCCTACAACCAAAGAAGAACTCGGCAAACACGATATCAATGTGGATTTCGAATACATGCAAGAAAAGATTGGCTCAACCCTTGCTCAAAGATTGAAAGAAATTTCTCTTAGCCTGTTCAAAGAAGCCAAAGAAATTTATGATTCCATTGGATTTATTTTGTGTGATACAAAATTCGAATTTGGAATTCGAAATGGGGAAATCTATTTGATCGATGAAGTTCTCACACCAGACTCAAGTCGGTTTTGGAAAAAAGGCAACGAGAAGAAAAAAGATAGTTATGATAAACAAATTCTAAGGGATTATTTAGAGAAAATTTCGTGGGATAAAAATTCTCCTCCACCACCCATCCCTCAAGATATAATCAGCGAGCTCCAAAGTCGTTATGAAGAAATATATCTAAGGCTCAAAGAAGTTTTGGTGTAA